The Gossypium hirsutum isolate 1008001.06 chromosome D07, Gossypium_hirsutum_v2.1, whole genome shotgun sequence genome includes the window AAGTTAACGAGGTCACTTGGGCTCAGATGATCAACCAAGCAATACGAAAACTTGTTCCCAAACTTCTCAGCTGCTTTCACTGCGAATGAATGCTGGTCAAAACCTAACCCCATTACTCCATCAATGTCGTGGAAGTTTCCAAATATTGTCTCGCTACACCCGATCATTACATCCGGCACTTTAATCTTTTTGCCGTTGGTAAGGCGTACTATAACTGTATCATTGCCGAAGATTCCAAGAACTTTTGTGCCATCGGAGTACCTACGAACAATCGTAAGGTTAATTACTAAATAGGAACAACGATAAGCTTGAGTGTAACTAATAATTCAGTACTACATCAATATTCTACTTAAATAGTCGAGGTCAATGGTGAAGAAATGTATATTTTACTTCACCACTTTAACCAAAATATTActatattattctattttatcaagcactcaaaatttattttcctttctaAATTTCTCTTtccattattctatttttttactcAACCAAGTAAAATAAATAACTGTAAAAGAGAAATGGCCATATCAACTTCACAATATAAATTAGAAGGTGATTGATCAACCTGAAATCATAGGCACAAGGAGATGTCGACCGATGACATTTTTGCAAAGAGAAAGATCGAGCAAGATCCTGCTTGCACATACTGGAGAGGCATGGAATTGGAATAAAAGTACGTGATGTTTTAGGATTAAATATCCTTTCATGATGATGGATCCTATCATCGAAACAAGTTTTGCACTTGTATTTGCATTTCATCCATGTAACAGTACTTCCCGTATCAGCTATCATAATAAACTTCCTCGGCGGGCTCCCGATTCGAAACGAAACAAAGTATTGTCCAGTCCCAATATCTGCAGCCGATCGCATTGGAAGCTCAACCAAATTGCTACTACGCAATGTCTCGACCTGAAAATTCTTCCTTCTTGGGACCAACCTATGTGAAATCGCATGTAGCCGAGCAGTGTCGCTGTGTATCAATTGTTTTATACGTTCCCTTGAACTACTCGGAGGTCCAAGGGTTGTTCCAGACATTTTTCCTAACTCGGGTGAATGCCTATGGATTAGCTTGAACTTAACCTTTCCATGATTGTATTTGGAAGCATGAActtgaaagaagaaattacaaTTATTGGAAAACAGTGATAGTGAAAGGAAAATGAAGATGATGGAACTCTCCATCTTTGAAGGGTGAAAACGAAAACAAAACattagttaaagaaaaaaaataaagagggaggaaaagaaaatggaaaagagaaacCAAAGAGAGATTCAAGCAACTC containing:
- the LOC107954766 gene encoding aspartic proteinase NANA, chloroplast, which translates into the protein MFCFRFHPSKMESSIIFIFLSLSLFSNNCNFFFQVHASKYNHGKVKFKLIHRHSPELGKMSGTTLGPPSSSRERIKQLIHSDTARLHAISHRLVPRRKNFQVETLRSSNLVELPMRSAADIGTGQYFVSFRIGSPPRKFIMIADTGSTVTWMKCKYKCKTCFDDRIHHHERIFNPKTSRTFIPIPCLSSMCKQDLARSFSLQKCHRSTSPCAYDFRYSDGTKVLGIFGNDTVIVRLTNGKKIKVPDVMIGCSETIFGNFHDIDGVMGLGFDQHSFAVKAAEKFGNKFSYCLVDHLSPSDLVNFLVFGEVDDSTLPKMQYTELLLGIVNPYYAVNVSGISIDGEMLAIPSYAWDLKSGGGFIVDSGSSLTHLVEPVFNQVIAAFQAPISKFKKLSLSVGPSEPQYCFGDVGYKESLMPKLEVHFADGAKLTPPVKSYVIDAAEGVKCLGFVPTRWPGPSVIGNILQQNHLWEFDLLNGKLGFASSSCTFDD